In Dromiciops gliroides isolate mDroGli1 chromosome 5, mDroGli1.pri, whole genome shotgun sequence, the following are encoded in one genomic region:
- the IFRD1 gene encoding interferon-related developmental regulator 1 isoform X2 — translation MPKNKKRNTPHRGGGAGAAAAAAGGQHRNVQPFSDEDASIETMSHCSGFSDPASFAEDGPEVLDEEGTQEDLEYKLKGFIDLTFDKSAKTRQAALEGLKNAMASKILYEFILERRITLTDSIERCLKKGKNDEQRAAAALACILCVQLGPGIESEEVLKTLGPILKKIICDGTASVQARQAELYSNMECLENIFTKSYHKEKDTNGICSTPNTVLHISSLLMWTLLLTICPFSEVNKKIEMHLHKLPSLLSCDDVNMRIAAGETLALLFELSRETDNDFYYEDMESLTQKLRALATDGNKHRAKVDKRKQRSVFRDVLRAVEERDFPTETVKFGPERMYIDCWVKKQTYDTFKEILGTGMQYHLQSNEFLRNVFELGPPVMLDAAALKTMKISRFERHLYNSAAFKARTKARSKCRDKRADVGEFF, via the exons gTGGCCAACACCGAAATGTGCAGCCTTTTAGTGATGAAGATGCATCAATTGAAACAATGAGCCATTGCAGTGGTTTCAGCGATCCTGCTAGCTTTGCTGAGGATG GGCCAGAAGTCCTTGATGAAGaaggaactcaggaagatttagAATACAAACTGAAGGGATTCATTGACCTAACATTTGACAAGAG TGCGAAGACAAGACAGGCTGCTCTTGAAGGCCTTAAAAATGCAATGGCTTCTAAAATTCTTTATGAATTTATTCTGGAGAGACGAATAACATTAACAGACAGCATTGAACGCTGCTTAAAAAAAG GAAAAAACGACGAACAGCGTgcagctgcagcactggcatgTATTCTTTGTGTACAACTGGGGCCTGGAATTGAAAGTGAAGAGGTTTTAAAGACTCTTGGACCtattctaaagaaaataatttgtgatGGAACAGCTAGTGTCCAGGCTAGACAGGCT GAGTTATACTCAAATATGGAATGTTTGGAAAATATCTTCACCAAGTCATATCACAAAGAGAAAGACACTAATGGCATCTGCAGCACCCCTAATACAGTGCTTCATATCAGCTCTCTTTTAATGTGGACATTGTTGTTGACTATCTGCCCATTCAGTGAAGTGAACAAAAAGATTGAGAT GCATTTACACAAACTTCCAAGCCTGCTCTCTTGTGATGATGTAAACATGAGAATTGCTGCTGGTGAAACTTTGGCTCTTCTTTTTGAACTTTCAAGAGAAACTGATAAT GATTTTTATTATGAAGACATGGAATCTTTGACTCAGAAGCTCAGAGCTTTGGCTACTGATGGGAATAAACATAGAGCCAAAGTTGACAAAAGGAAGCAGCGCTCTGTCTTCAGAGATGTTCTGAGAGCTGTGGAG gAGCGTGATTTCCCAACAGAAACTGTTAAATTTGGACCTGAACGTATGTATAttgattgctgggtcaaaaagcaAACTTATGACACTTTTAAAGAGATTCTGGGAACAGGGATGCAGTATCATCTTCAG tcaaATGAATTTCTTCGGAATGTATTTGAGCTTGGACCACCAGTGATGCTTGATGCTGCAGCTctgaaaacaatgaaaatttcTCGGTTTGAAAGG catttatataactctgCAGCATTTAAAGCTCGAACAAAAGCTAGAAGTAAATGCCGTGACAAGAGAGCAGATGTTGGAGAATTCTTCTAG
- the IFRD1 gene encoding interferon-related developmental regulator 1 isoform X1, protein MPKNKKRNTPHRGGGAGAAAAAAGGQHRNVQPFSDEDASIETMSHCSGFSDPASFAEDGPEVLDEEGTQEDLEYKLKGFIDLTFDKSAKTRQAALEGLKNAMASKILYEFILERRITLTDSIERCLKKGKNDEQRAAAALACILCVQLGPGIESEEVLKTLGPILKKIICDGTASVQARQACATCFGVCSFIATDDITELYSNMECLENIFTKSYHKEKDTNGICSTPNTVLHISSLLMWTLLLTICPFSEVNKKIEMHLHKLPSLLSCDDVNMRIAAGETLALLFELSRETDNDFYYEDMESLTQKLRALATDGNKHRAKVDKRKQRSVFRDVLRAVEERDFPTETVKFGPERMYIDCWVKKQTYDTFKEILGTGMQYHLQSNEFLRNVFELGPPVMLDAAALKTMKISRFERHLYNSAAFKARTKARSKCRDKRADVGEFF, encoded by the exons gTGGCCAACACCGAAATGTGCAGCCTTTTAGTGATGAAGATGCATCAATTGAAACAATGAGCCATTGCAGTGGTTTCAGCGATCCTGCTAGCTTTGCTGAGGATG GGCCAGAAGTCCTTGATGAAGaaggaactcaggaagatttagAATACAAACTGAAGGGATTCATTGACCTAACATTTGACAAGAG TGCGAAGACAAGACAGGCTGCTCTTGAAGGCCTTAAAAATGCAATGGCTTCTAAAATTCTTTATGAATTTATTCTGGAGAGACGAATAACATTAACAGACAGCATTGAACGCTGCTTAAAAAAAG GAAAAAACGACGAACAGCGTgcagctgcagcactggcatgTATTCTTTGTGTACAACTGGGGCCTGGAATTGAAAGTGAAGAGGTTTTAAAGACTCTTGGACCtattctaaagaaaataatttgtgatGGAACAGCTAGTGTCCAGGCTAGACAGGCT TGTGCAACTTGCTTTGGAGTTTGCAGTTTTATTGCCACAGATGACATTACT GAGTTATACTCAAATATGGAATGTTTGGAAAATATCTTCACCAAGTCATATCACAAAGAGAAAGACACTAATGGCATCTGCAGCACCCCTAATACAGTGCTTCATATCAGCTCTCTTTTAATGTGGACATTGTTGTTGACTATCTGCCCATTCAGTGAAGTGAACAAAAAGATTGAGAT GCATTTACACAAACTTCCAAGCCTGCTCTCTTGTGATGATGTAAACATGAGAATTGCTGCTGGTGAAACTTTGGCTCTTCTTTTTGAACTTTCAAGAGAAACTGATAAT GATTTTTATTATGAAGACATGGAATCTTTGACTCAGAAGCTCAGAGCTTTGGCTACTGATGGGAATAAACATAGAGCCAAAGTTGACAAAAGGAAGCAGCGCTCTGTCTTCAGAGATGTTCTGAGAGCTGTGGAG gAGCGTGATTTCCCAACAGAAACTGTTAAATTTGGACCTGAACGTATGTATAttgattgctgggtcaaaaagcaAACTTATGACACTTTTAAAGAGATTCTGGGAACAGGGATGCAGTATCATCTTCAG tcaaATGAATTTCTTCGGAATGTATTTGAGCTTGGACCACCAGTGATGCTTGATGCTGCAGCTctgaaaacaatgaaaatttcTCGGTTTGAAAGG catttatataactctgCAGCATTTAAAGCTCGAACAAAAGCTAGAAGTAAATGCCGTGACAAGAGAGCAGATGTTGGAGAATTCTTCTAG